CAAAGGTCTTTATCACTTGAGCAAATGAAAACTTCAGCGCCTTGTTTTTCTGACCATTTGGCAATAGCTCCTATGACATCATCAGCTTCAACACCTTCCTCAGATACATAAGGAATCCCAGCCATTTCACAGAATTGGTGTGCCCAACCCAGCTGAGGAACAAGATCTTCAGGCATCCCTTCCCGATGGCTCTTATATTCCTTATATATTTCAACTCGTGATTGTTTGTTGTTGGGACCATCAAAAACAGCGACGAAGCCTTCAGGGGAAAACTCTTTGATAATTTTTTGGACCGAGCGGATGAATCCATACAGAGCATTTGTCGACTCTCCCTTCTTGTTTGTCATCCCTCGAATGGCAAAGTAAGAGCGAAAGAGAAAGGAAACTGCATCAAGGATATATATATTTTTCATAACGCCATTCCCTTGATATCAACCCGGTTTGTATAGCTTTTTCTATGGATTGATAGAATTTAAGGGTTATTCATTGCCTGCACTCCATTGAAGGGCAGGCGAGTAAAGGTAAAGAGAGCGGTTCATGAGCTCGGGGTTTATATCTGCAGGAAGAGCAAGCTCGTGTTTAACCTTTCCAGTAAAAATTGGGGAGCTTCCCTCAATGAGACCAGATAGTACCGGATGAAGAACCTTTAATTCAACGACTTGGTAGTCGCCTTCAATTTTAGCCTCTTTTACAAGAGCTTGAAGGGATTTGCTATAGCTGCTGTTTCCATCATCAATGTAGCCATAATCTTGTGCTTTGACAGGGTCGTAAACTTGAGCACCGTGTTCACTAACAAGCTTAGCTCTGCTCAGTCGCGGACGAGCTGATGTGACGAGATTTACAAAGAGATTATAGTCGTAGGCAACAATATCACGCAGAGACTGGTCTTCTCCAGGTTTCCATTCACGGTAGGGGCTGAGCATGTCTTTGTCTATTCCCTTTGTGATTGTGAGCTGTTTGACTCCATATTTTTCCATCAGACTAGCAACGTTAAAATTTGGGCCCATTAATACACCCACTGAGCCGATCACTCCGACAGAAGCAGAGAAAATCTTGTCTGCACTGCAGGCGATCATCATCCCCCCAGAGGCACACATTCCATCAACGTAGGCGTAGATTGGAACTTTATATTTTTCTTTATAGTCTACAAGGTTTTGGTAAATGTCGTGGGCATCAAAAGCTGTCCCTCCAGGGCTGTTGATGTGGAGCAGAATCGCTTTGACGCGGTCGCCTTTTAGCAGGCCTTCGCGTGAATCTAGAAGTTGGGCGTGCACTGTTTTTGCATTCAAATCTTTCGATCCAATGACTCCATGGATATTGAGCCTAAACACTGCAGGATCCGAGTGAGGAAGCAAAGAGCGATTTCCCTCAGCATCTGCTGCAATAATCAGCTGAGTCTTATCAGAAACCATT
The window above is part of the Candidatus Neptunochlamydia sp. REUL1 genome. Proteins encoded here:
- a CDS encoding S49 family peptidase, which gives rise to MEVKRESIFVSAVRSFCNVFAGFIGVLVGVIIIGIVVGILSKPQMVSDKTQLIIAADAEGNRSLLPHSDPAVFRLNIHGVIGSKDLNAKTVHAQLLDSREGLLKGDRVKAILLHINSPGGTAFDAHDIYQNLVDYKEKYKVPIYAYVDGMCASGGMMIACSADKIFSASVGVIGSVGVLMGPNFNVASLMEKYGVKQLTITKGIDKDMLSPYREWKPGEDQSLRDIVAYDYNLFVNLVTSARPRLSRAKLVSEHGAQVYDPVKAQDYGYIDDGNSSYSKSLQALVKEAKIEGDYQVVELKVLHPVLSGLIEGSSPIFTGKVKHELALPADINPELMNRSLYLYSPALQWSAGNE